From Aliarcobacter butzleri, the proteins below share one genomic window:
- a CDS encoding ATP-binding cassette domain-containing protein has product MQIISASNLEKTFTDNTNAIKKINFSIFSGKITGIVGPDGAGKTTLIRMLTGLLAPTFGELKVLNYNMPNTSSDFLQQIGYMPQKFGLYEDLTVYENLKLYSDLQNIENSNNRIDELLTFTSLKKFQDRLAGKLSGGMKQKLGLACALIKKPKLLLLDEPGVGVDPISRIELWEIVQKLLEDDIAVVWSTSYLDEAQNCDEVILLNEGNCLYQGTPQNLKKNMKDRVFLINGIFLQKRETLTKILEQDEILDAVLVGSKIRINLKKNTTLSKEFIYKLGEDVKIEAIEPIFEDCFVDILNMKTKAHSQLVENMKNIEKSSLKLIEAKSLTKKFGNFIATDNIDFEIGNGEIFGFLGPNGAGKSTTFKMLCGLLTPTFGTAKVLGEDLYKSNSNIKNSIGYMAQKFSLYGNLKIKDNLDFFSGIYGLKNKKREEKIEEMIEIFDFKNYLHLNANSLPLGIKQRLSLACSVMHEPKVLFLDEPTSGVDPITRKEFWTHINGMVKKGVSIMVTTHFMDEAEYCDKIMLIYKGKNIASGTPDELKGLVGPNASMQDAFITLVKKYDKEDL; this is encoded by the coding sequence ATGCAAATAATTAGTGCTTCAAATTTAGAAAAAACCTTTACAGATAATACAAATGCTATAAAAAAAATAAACTTTTCTATTTTTAGTGGAAAAATAACAGGAATTGTAGGACCTGATGGAGCAGGAAAAACAACTCTAATTAGAATGCTTACAGGTTTATTAGCCCCTACTTTTGGTGAACTAAAAGTTTTAAATTATAATATGCCAAATACTTCTAGTGATTTTTTACAACAAATTGGATATATGCCTCAAAAATTTGGTTTATATGAAGATTTAACTGTTTATGAAAATTTAAAACTTTATAGTGATTTACAAAATATTGAAAATTCAAATAATAGAATTGATGAGCTTTTAACTTTTACTTCTTTAAAAAAATTTCAAGATAGATTAGCAGGAAAACTTTCTGGTGGAATGAAACAAAAACTTGGTCTTGCTTGTGCTTTGATAAAAAAACCAAAACTTCTTTTACTTGATGAACCAGGAGTTGGAGTTGATCCAATTTCTAGAATTGAACTGTGGGAAATAGTACAAAAACTTTTAGAAGATGATATTGCAGTTGTTTGGAGTACTTCATATTTGGATGAAGCTCAAAATTGTGATGAAGTAATTTTATTAAATGAAGGAAATTGTCTTTATCAAGGAACTCCTCAAAATTTAAAAAAAAATATGAAAGATAGAGTTTTTTTAATAAATGGAATATTCTTACAAAAAAGAGAAACTCTTACAAAAATTTTGGAACAAGATGAAATTTTAGATGCTGTTTTAGTTGGTTCAAAAATAAGAATTAATCTAAAAAAGAATACAACTTTATCAAAAGAATTTATCTATAAACTTGGAGAAGATGTAAAAATAGAAGCAATTGAGCCAATATTTGAAGATTGTTTTGTTGATATTTTAAATATGAAAACAAAAGCTCATTCACAACTTGTAGAAAATATGAAAAATATTGAAAAAAGTAGTTTAAAATTGATAGAAGCAAAAAGTTTAACTAAAAAATTTGGTAATTTTATTGCAACTGATAATATAGATTTTGAGATAGGAAATGGTGAAATATTTGGATTTTTAGGTCCAAATGGTGCAGGAAAATCTACAACATTTAAAATGCTTTGTGGTTTATTAACCCCTACTTTTGGAACAGCTAAAGTATTAGGAGAAGATTTATATAAATCAAATTCAAATATAAAAAACTCTATTGGTTATATGGCACAAAAATTCTCTTTATATGGAAATTTAAAAATAAAAGATAATTTAGATTTTTTCTCAGGAATATATGGACTAAAAAACAAAAAAAGAGAAGAAAAAATAGAAGAGATGATAGAAATCTTTGATTTTAAAAACTATTTGCATCTAAATGCAAATTCTTTACCTTTAGGAATAAAACAAAGACTCTCACTTGCATGTTCTGTTATGCATGAACCAAAAGTTTTATTTTTAGATGAACCAACTTCAGGAGTTGATCCAATCACTAGAAAAGAGTTTTGGACACATATAAATGGAATGGTTAAAAAAGGAGTTTCAATCATGGTAACAACTCATTTTATGGATGAAGCTGAGTATTGTGATAAGATAATGCTTATTTATAAAGGTAAAAATATAGCTAGTGGAACGCCTGATGAATTAAAAGGTCTTGTTGGACCTAATGCTTCTATGCAAGATGCTTTTATCACTTTAGTTAAAAAATATGATAAAGAAGATTTATAA
- a CDS encoding ABC transporter permease → MNLKRLKALTYKESLQVFRDPSSILIAFILPLILLFLMGYAVSLDARKIPIAIISKSNSELSQKLISSFISSNFFEVDLSKDKNIYLEQMQKSKIKAILTLNNDFGKNSKYDIQIITDGTEPNGAGLAQNYISAVIKLWAKANNIYNKENIILESRYWFNPPLSSRYFLLPGSIAIIMTLIGTLLTALVIAREWERGTMEALMATPATMSEILIGKLIPYFILGMFSMLLCFIVAYFWYKIPFMGSFFILIILSSIYLFSSLSIGLLISTLAKNQFVAAQMSLIVGFLPAFILSGFLFEIGNMPQWLQYITSIIPARYFVESLQTIFLAGNIYEIFIFDAFVMILISALLFAFVLKKSKKAL, encoded by the coding sequence ATGAATTTAAAAAGATTAAAGGCTTTAACTTATAAAGAGAGTTTACAAGTTTTTAGAGATCCTAGCTCTATTTTAATAGCTTTTATTTTACCTTTGATTTTACTATTTTTAATGGGTTATGCGGTATCTCTTGATGCTAGAAAAATTCCAATAGCTATTATTTCTAAAAGTAATAGTGAATTATCTCAAAAATTAATTTCTTCATTTATTAGTTCAAACTTTTTTGAAGTTGATTTAAGTAAAGATAAAAATATCTATTTAGAACAAATGCAAAAAAGTAAAATAAAAGCCATTTTAACTTTAAATAATGATTTTGGTAAAAATTCTAAATACGATATTCAAATAATTACAGATGGAACAGAACCAAATGGTGCAGGATTAGCTCAAAATTATATTAGTGCAGTAATAAAACTTTGGGCAAAAGCAAATAATATTTATAATAAAGAAAATATCATTTTAGAATCAAGATATTGGTTCAACCCTCCTCTTTCAAGTAGATACTTTTTGCTTCCTGGTTCTATTGCTATAATCATGACTTTAATAGGTACACTTTTGACTGCACTTGTAATAGCAAGGGAATGGGAAAGAGGAACAATGGAAGCACTTATGGCAACTCCTGCAACTATGAGTGAAATACTTATAGGAAAACTCATTCCTTACTTTATTTTAGGAATGTTTTCTATGCTTTTGTGTTTCATCGTTGCATATTTTTGGTATAAGATACCATTTATGGGAAGTTTTTTTATTTTAATAATATTAAGTTCTATTTATCTTTTTTCATCTTTAAGTATCGGTTTACTCATTTCTACATTAGCAAAGAATCAATTTGTTGCTGCACAAATGTCATTGATTGTTGGATTTCTACCTGCATTTATACTTTCTGGTTTTTTATTTGAAATAGGAAATATGCCACAATGGCTACAATATATAACTTCAATAATTCCTGCTAGATATTTTGTTGAATCACTTCAAACAATATTTTTAGCAGGAAATATTTATGAAATTTTTATTTTTGATGCTTTTGTAATGATTTTAATATCAGCTTTACTTTTTGCATTTGTTTTAAAAAAATCAAAAAAGGCTTTATAA
- a CDS encoding sensor histidine kinase has translation MKLDSNKFDVICNTVDNGIILINKNLEVLFWNKWLEIRTGISALDIKNKNIVDFYPNVDEKKLKRKITTALKLNSSTFYTPQISKFLIDIELGKVADSVFDNMQQSITITPLDIENELVIIYIYDITILSEINFKLKEVKDKVEEKNEELELLFDTTMEAIILFKDNKIVDCNKIAIDLFKHSSKNDLIGKHFEELIFNKKILDEINEKPIETTIFRENKSSFKALINIKDTILNNQTFKILTIIDISEIKRKETLLAEQSKLAAMGEMIGNIAHQWRQPLNIISIAATNAKLKKEMNLLTDEILLDSLKLISNTTEHLSNTIDVFTDFLKEDKEKSLFNLSQNIKNNISLIQTILNENKIRIELDLDDDIYIYNFSNEFSQALINILHNAKDALNSTKDIDELRLIKVSTRQSINNVEISIIDNAGGIDKEISDKIFEPYFTTKHKFQGTGLGLYMTRKIIKSSMKGEIIAFNEKFTYNDKNYEGAHFRILLPNNS, from the coding sequence TTGAAACTAGATTCTAATAAATTTGATGTAATTTGTAATACTGTAGATAATGGTATCATTCTTATTAATAAAAATTTGGAAGTTCTATTTTGGAACAAATGGTTAGAAATTAGAACAGGAATTAGTGCTTTAGATATAAAAAATAAAAATATAGTAGATTTCTATCCAAATGTTGATGAAAAAAAGTTAAAAAGAAAAATAACAACTGCTTTAAAGCTAAACTCTTCTACATTTTATACTCCACAAATTAGTAAATTTCTTATTGATATAGAATTAGGAAAAGTTGCAGACAGTGTTTTTGATAATATGCAACAAAGTATTACAATTACGCCATTAGATATAGAAAACGAGTTAGTAATTATATATATTTACGACATTACAATCTTATCTGAAATAAATTTTAAATTAAAAGAAGTAAAAGATAAAGTTGAAGAAAAAAATGAAGAGTTAGAACTTTTATTTGATACAACAATGGAAGCTATAATATTATTTAAAGATAATAAAATAGTCGATTGTAATAAAATTGCTATCGACCTTTTCAAACACTCTTCAAAAAACGATTTAATCGGAAAACACTTTGAAGAATTGATTTTTAACAAAAAAATTTTAGATGAAATAAATGAAAAGCCTATTGAAACTACTATTTTTAGAGAAAACAAAAGTTCATTCAAAGCCTTAATAAATATAAAAGATACTATTTTAAATAATCAAACTTTTAAAATTTTAACTATTATTGATATAAGTGAAATAAAAAGAAAAGAAACTTTACTAGCTGAACAATCAAAACTTGCTGCAATGGGAGAAATGATAGGAAATATTGCTCATCAATGGAGACAACCTTTAAATATTATCTCTATTGCAGCAACAAATGCAAAATTAAAAAAAGAGATGAATCTATTAACAGATGAAATATTACTTGATTCATTGAAACTAATCTCAAATACAACAGAGCATTTATCAAATACAATTGATGTTTTTACAGATTTTTTAAAAGAAGACAAAGAAAAATCACTATTTAATTTGAGCCAAAATATAAAAAATAATATTTCATTAATTCAAACTATATTAAATGAAAATAAAATAAGAATTGAGTTAGATTTAGATGATGATATCTATATTTATAATTTCTCAAATGAGTTTAGCCAAGCTTTAATAAATATTTTGCACAATGCAAAAGATGCACTAAATTCAACTAAAGATATAGATGAACTTAGATTAATAAAAGTTTCAACAAGACAATCTATAAATAATGTAGAAATTTCTATTATTGATAATGCAGGCGGAATAGATAAAGAGATCAGTGATAAGATTTTCGAACCTTATTTCACTACAAAACACAAATTCCAAGGTACAGGACTTGGTCTTTATATGACTCGAAAGATTATAAAATCTAGCATGAAAGGTGAAATAATCGCCTTTAATGAAAAATTCACTTATAACGATAAAAATTATGAAGGCGCTCATTTTAGAATTCTTCTACCAAACAATAGTTGA
- a CDS encoding efflux RND transporter periplasmic adaptor subunit, whose product MKKKLTIALIILLISFISYKIYSNIFLKNENNLTFYGNIDTRTVNVGFRFLGKIENITKDEGQIVKKDEVLVKLDTASLEKSLEELNEKVFASKLELSKLQTGYRQEEILEAKAAMEEAIENLNKTKDTYNRQANLFKTKSTSEENFTISQLNYKQALATLDKAKALYELRKNGYRDEDIKIQESNLKSLEIQAEKLKIDLNDSIIKAPVNGVILTRFKEIGAITNAGESILEIAKTDEFWVRAYIDEKNLGNIKPGLKMSIQTDSRSENYEGVIGFISPVAEFTPKNIETQELRADLVYSFRVIVKNPDDKIRQGMPVTLKIAQNNANN is encoded by the coding sequence GTGAAGAAAAAACTAACTATTGCACTAATTATTCTACTGATAAGTTTTATTTCTTATAAAATCTACTCAAATATATTTTTAAAAAATGAAAATAACCTCACATTCTATGGAAATATAGATACAAGAACTGTAAATGTTGGATTTAGATTTTTAGGAAAAATTGAAAATATAACAAAAGATGAAGGTCAAATTGTCAAAAAAGACGAAGTTTTAGTAAAACTTGATACAGCTAGTTTAGAAAAATCACTAGAAGAGTTGAATGAAAAGGTTTTTGCATCAAAACTTGAACTATCAAAGTTACAAACAGGTTATAGACAAGAAGAGATTTTAGAAGCAAAAGCAGCAATGGAAGAAGCTATAGAAAATCTTAATAAAACAAAAGATACCTATAATAGACAAGCAAATTTATTTAAAACTAAATCAACTTCTGAAGAAAATTTTACAATTTCTCAACTAAACTATAAACAAGCCTTAGCAACTTTAGATAAAGCAAAAGCTCTTTATGAATTAAGAAAAAATGGTTATAGAGACGAAGATATAAAAATTCAAGAATCAAATTTAAAATCATTAGAAATTCAAGCTGAAAAACTAAAAATTGATTTAAATGATTCAATTATAAAAGCTCCAGTTAATGGAGTTATTCTTACAAGATTTAAAGAAATTGGCGCTATTACAAATGCTGGTGAAAGTATTTTAGAAATTGCAAAAACTGATGAATTTTGGGTAAGAGCATATATTGATGAAAAAAATCTAGGCAATATAAAACCTGGTTTGAAAATGTCTATTCAAACTGATTCGAGAAGTGAAAATTATGAGGGAGTTATTGGATTTATTTCTCCAGTAGCTGAATTTACTCCTAAAAACATTGAAACTCAAGAATTAAGAGCTGATTTAGTTTATAGCTTTAGAGTTATAGTAAAAAATCCTGATGATAAAATAAGACAAGGTATGCCTGTAACTTTAAAAATAGCGCAAAATAATGCAAATAATTAG
- a CDS encoding DnaJ family protein, producing the protein MAKSLYETLEVNENASAEEIKKAYRKLARKYHPDVNKEAGAEDKFKEINAAYEVLSNPEKKQQYDQYGDSMFGGQHFQDFARSQGSNVDLDEILRQMFGQSGGFGGSGFSRGGFGGFGGFSEPDLDTNAQITIPFDVSILGGKQHISLNSDSFDVKIPEGIEDGQKIRAKGKGKSYQGQKGDLILKINVAKSPEYTREGDTLSKYFDVPLKTALFGGKIEIKTIHKDITLKVPQNTKQNQKFRVKELGVLNRKTGTRGDLYLKANIVLPKLEDLDSELVKMLEAKLPEK; encoded by the coding sequence ATGGCAAAAAGTTTATATGAAACATTAGAAGTAAATGAAAATGCTAGTGCTGAAGAGATAAAAAAAGCTTATAGAAAACTAGCAAGAAAATATCATCCTGACGTAAATAAAGAAGCAGGAGCAGAAGACAAATTTAAAGAAATCAACGCAGCTTATGAAGTTTTAAGTAATCCAGAGAAAAAACAACAATATGACCAATATGGTGATTCAATGTTTGGAGGTCAACACTTCCAAGATTTTGCAAGATCACAAGGTTCAAATGTAGATTTAGATGAAATTTTAAGACAAATGTTTGGTCAATCTGGTGGATTTGGAGGTTCAGGATTTTCAAGAGGAGGATTTGGTGGATTTGGAGGGTTTAGTGAACCTGACTTAGATACTAATGCTCAAATAACTATTCCTTTTGATGTTTCAATCCTTGGTGGAAAACAACATATCTCTTTAAATAGCGATTCATTTGATGTAAAAATTCCAGAAGGAATTGAAGATGGACAAAAAATTAGAGCAAAAGGAAAAGGAAAATCTTATCAAGGACAAAAAGGTGATTTAATTTTAAAAATTAATGTTGCAAAAAGTCCTGAATATACAAGAGAAGGTGATACTTTATCTAAATATTTTGATGTTCCTTTAAAAACAGCTCTATTTGGTGGAAAAATTGAGATAAAAACAATTCATAAAGATATTACATTAAAAGTTCCACAAAATACAAAACAAAACCAAAAATTTAGAGTAAAAGAACTTGGTGTTTTAAATAGAAAAACTGGAACAAGAGGCGATTTATACTTAAAAGCAAATATTGTTTTACCAAAACTTGAAGATTTAGATTCTGAATTGGTAAAAATGTTAGAAGCAAAGCTTCCTGAAAAATAA
- a CDS encoding ABC-2 transporter permease, producing the protein MFERLFALIKKEFLAIKNDKKSLMVVVLPPIVQVILFSFAATLEVKNINLALLNQDDSYKSKELIKDLGSSSYIKSLNIVKSYEDGKYEIDRQKVIAFIVIPSDFSKDLEKGSSKIQVIFDGRRSNTSQIVEGYLNQIILNHYKKEQLNSKINIISRNFYNPNLENFWWIVPSLFASISMVVAMLLTSLSIAREKELGTFEQILVSPLSSIEILLGKLLPALFISVLESTFILFVAIYFFGVPLNGSIWLLYLSATVFLFSMSGIGLFISSISNTQQQAILGSFVVMLPSFLLSGFATPVSNMPQWLQPFTDFIPLKYYLELIKGIFLKDISFSIALTYLTPMFLFGVISLFGTVIYFKRKRA; encoded by the coding sequence ATGTTTGAAAGACTATTTGCTTTAATAAAAAAAGAATTTCTAGCAATCAAAAATGATAAAAAAAGTCTAATGGTAGTTGTTCTTCCTCCAATTGTTCAAGTAATACTATTCTCTTTTGCTGCAACACTTGAAGTAAAAAACATAAATTTAGCTCTTTTAAATCAAGATGATAGTTATAAAAGTAAAGAGTTAATAAAAGATTTGGGAAGTTCAAGTTATATAAAATCCCTAAATATTGTAAAAAGTTATGAAGATGGGAAATATGAAATAGATAGACAAAAAGTTATTGCTTTTATAGTTATTCCGTCAGATTTTTCAAAAGATTTAGAAAAAGGAAGCTCAAAAATTCAAGTTATTTTTGATGGAAGACGCTCAAATACTTCTCAAATTGTTGAAGGATATTTAAATCAAATAATTTTAAATCATTATAAAAAAGAGCAACTCAATAGTAAAATAAATATTATTTCAAGAAATTTTTATAATCCAAATTTAGAAAACTTTTGGTGGATTGTTCCATCATTATTTGCCTCAATTTCAATGGTTGTTGCTATGCTTTTAACTTCATTATCAATAGCAAGAGAGAAAGAATTAGGAACTTTTGAACAAATACTTGTATCTCCACTTAGTTCTATTGAAATCTTACTAGGAAAACTTCTTCCTGCTTTATTTATAAGTGTTTTAGAATCAACATTTATACTTTTTGTAGCAATCTATTTTTTTGGAGTACCTTTAAATGGCTCAATTTGGTTATTATATTTAAGTGCAACTGTTTTTTTATTTTCTATGTCAGGAATTGGACTTTTTATATCATCAATTTCAAATACTCAACAACAAGCAATTTTAGGAAGTTTTGTGGTTATGTTACCATCTTTTTTACTTTCAGGTTTTGCAACTCCAGTATCAAATATGCCTCAATGGTTGCAACCATTTACAGATTTTATACCTTTAAAATATTATTTGGAATTGATAAAAGGGATATTTTTAAAAGATATTAGTTTTTCTATTGCACTAACATACTTAACTCCAATGTTTTTATTTGGAGTTATATCTTTATTTGGGACAGTAATCTACTTTAAAAGAAAAAGAGCTTGA
- a CDS encoding heat shock protein transcriptional repressor HspR, translated as METNSYIEPVYLISAVAEILNIHPQTLRQYEREGLIKPSRTNGKIRLYSQKDIDHIRYVLTLTRDLGVNLAGVDIILQLNKRIEELEKDMYIYKNKIKSINSLSVVPDTKALVVQKSSLNMVIVKK; from the coding sequence ATGGAAACAAATAGCTATATAGAACCAGTTTATTTAATCTCTGCTGTTGCAGAGATTTTAAATATTCATCCTCAAACTTTAAGACAATACGAAAGAGAAGGTTTAATAAAGCCTTCAAGAACAAATGGCAAAATAAGACTATATTCTCAAAAAGACATCGATCATATTAGATATGTTTTAACTTTAACAAGAGATTTGGGTGTAAATTTAGCTGGTGTTGATATCATCTTACAATTAAATAAAAGAATTGAAGAGTTAGAAAAAGATATGTACATTTATAAAAATAAAATTAAAAGTATAAATTCTCTTTCTGTAGTTCCAGATACAAAAGCTTTAGTTGTACAAAAATCATCTTTAAATATGGTTATTGTAAAAAAATAA
- a CDS encoding response regulator, whose protein sequence is MKVLVTDDSKMARKMVVRSLEESTIKDLEIFEAQNGQEAIDLYKEISPKIVFLDLTMPIMDGFEALKKIKEIDENAKVVIISADIQKLSMDRVRELGAFNFIKKPIDALKMQQILEKIDEVI, encoded by the coding sequence ATGAAAGTTTTGGTTACAGATGATTCTAAAATGGCAAGAAAAATGGTCGTTAGAAGTTTAGAAGAATCTACTATTAAAGATTTAGAAATTTTCGAAGCTCAAAATGGACAAGAAGCAATCGACTTATACAAAGAGATTTCTCCGAAAATTGTTTTTCTTGACTTAACAATGCCTATAATGGATGGATTTGAAGCTCTTAAAAAAATAAAAGAGATTGATGAAAATGCAAAAGTTGTAATTATCTCAGCAGATATCCAAAAACTTTCTATGGATAGAGTAAGAGAACTTGGGGCTTTTAACTTTATCAAAAAACCTATTGATGCATTAAAAATGCAACAAATTTTAGAAAAAATAGACGAAGTAATATAA
- a CDS encoding chemotaxis protein CheX, translating into MENKIFLTEDEKDCLQELMNVAYGSATAAITEILDAFAKLSIPKIQIINANEFQPYLSKELDLEEEHLVSLQQINGTISGENMFVIDKKSAKNIAYKFGLEEDEINEEEVCDIVLEITNILSSSTISKLAEDIDTDVSFSAPTINNLTSISQLNNLFISKYEKIIIISTQLNFDDLNISAELFILTTDNSILYIKEKLKKILDEF; encoded by the coding sequence ATGGAAAATAAAATATTTTTAACAGAAGATGAAAAAGATTGTTTGCAAGAACTTATGAATGTTGCTTATGGTAGTGCAACAGCTGCAATTACAGAAATTTTAGATGCTTTTGCAAAACTATCAATACCAAAAATTCAAATAATAAACGCAAATGAATTTCAACCTTATTTGTCAAAAGAGTTAGATTTAGAAGAAGAACATTTAGTATCTTTACAACAAATAAATGGAACAATTTCTGGTGAAAATATGTTTGTAATAGATAAAAAATCTGCTAAAAATATTGCTTATAAATTTGGGCTAGAAGAAGATGAAATAAATGAAGAAGAAGTATGTGATATTGTTCTAGAAATTACAAATATATTATCTTCTTCAACTATTAGTAAATTAGCAGAAGATATAGATACAGATGTATCTTTTTCAGCTCCAACAATAAATAATTTAACTTCAATAAGCCAATTAAATAATCTTTTTATTAGTAAGTATGAAAAAATAATAATAATTTCTACTCAACTAAATTTTGATGATTTAAATATTTCTGCAGAATTATTTATCCTAACAACAGATAATTCGATTTTGTACATAAAAGAAAAACTAAAAAAAATATTGGATGAATTTTGA
- a CDS encoding FAD-dependent oxidoreductase gives MKEFDYVVVGAGIAGCSVVHFLKKYSNSILLIDKNEDVAYGASGAAGAFLSPLLGKPNDFKDLVTKALNFSIDYYKKNFSEELQNFGTCRIPKNEEDEKKFQSYIPYIDFEFEKFESGYFFAIGSVINSYGICKKLTNNIEKLFNYEVKKIEQIEKDWFINDEIKAKKLFLATGADISLVNEDYFDIRAVWGQKIDVLTSTKVEINYHKECSLSKSKELGNDKYLVSIGATHNRFTQDMSETSYNLKLANINKLEHNIKTKEIIESDIKKLLKKANDIKILENVEVVDVKIGARASSIDYFPMVGRLVDSKNSIKKYPHIKNGTHIKDENLIMFENLYTLNGVGGRGFVLSLYLANCLVENVVNQEDLDKNITNYRLFSRWAKKQKEKV, from the coding sequence ATGAAAGAGTTTGATTATGTAGTTGTTGGTGCTGGAATTGCAGGTTGTTCAGTAGTTCATTTTTTGAAAAAATACTCAAATTCAATTTTACTTATAGATAAAAATGAGGATGTAGCTTATGGAGCAAGTGGAGCTGCTGGTGCATTTTTATCTCCACTTTTAGGAAAACCTAATGATTTCAAAGATTTAGTGACAAAAGCTTTAAATTTTTCCATAGATTATTATAAAAAGAATTTTAGTGAAGAGTTACAAAATTTTGGAACTTGTAGGATTCCAAAAAATGAAGAAGATGAAAAGAAATTTCAAAGTTATATTCCTTATATTGATTTTGAGTTTGAAAAGTTTGAAAGTGGATATTTTTTCGCTATAGGAAGTGTTATAAACTCTTATGGAATTTGTAAAAAATTGACAAATAATATAGAAAAGCTTTTTAATTATGAAGTAAAAAAAATAGAACAAATTGAAAAAGATTGGTTTATAAATGATGAAATAAAAGCAAAAAAACTTTTTTTAGCAACTGGTGCAGATATCTCTTTAGTAAATGAAGATTACTTTGATATAAGAGCAGTTTGGGGACAAAAGATTGATGTTCTAACTTCTACAAAAGTGGAAATAAACTACCATAAAGAGTGTTCTCTATCTAAAAGCAAAGAACTTGGAAATGATAAATATTTGGTTTCAATTGGTGCAACACATAATAGATTTACGCAAGATATGAGTGAAACAAGTTATAATTTAAAATTAGCAAATATAAATAAATTAGAACACAATATAAAAACTAAAGAAATTATAGAATCTGATATAAAAAAACTGTTAAAAAAAGCAAATGATATAAAGATATTGGAAAATGTTGAAGTTGTAGATGTTAAGATTGGTGCAAGAGCTTCAAGTATTGATTATTTTCCAATGGTTGGAAGACTTGTAGATTCTAAAAATAGTATAAAAAAATATCCTCATATAAAAAATGGAACGCATATAAAAGATGAAAATTTAATCATGTTTGAAAATCTCTACACTTTAAATGGAGTAGGAGGAAGAGGGTTTGTTTTATCTTTATATCTTGCAAATTGTTTGGTTGAAAATGTAGTAAATCAAGAAGATTTAGATAAAAATATTACAAATTATAGGCTATTTTCAAGATGGGCTAAGAAACAAAAGGAAAAAGTATGA